In Seriola aureovittata isolate HTS-2021-v1 ecotype China chromosome 24, ASM2101889v1, whole genome shotgun sequence, the following proteins share a genomic window:
- the LOC130165313 gene encoding uncharacterized protein LOC130165313 isoform X1 → MTGGVPIMRPNRCWTVLNVSILALLVLALNADSEDCETVIKVQRHTLYEAFIGQELIMNCTVAFCNSSPPSVIWYKLDQPIGPVNVSSGSHIKTVWKELSRSEGVSFLIFQKILVSDSGLYQCRSGDSVSHSINVSVHGHAEITTVKWENETSSPTPTPQLPENILMYVYPAAGIVTLVVIVIVLSIISMRGCKGKTKKETQTENKYIVVPMVEQPSPHAGLHVSPRQSPSAPPSRRSSRRSTRRSTRRNAPSSQPNEAPIDNEHVYGEVKEDTERGRNAVEDEGSSVVYAALNHQPPPGAAAPRQWRREEEFSEYAAIRVS, encoded by the exons ATGACAGGAGGTGTTCCCATCATGAGGCCTAACCGCTGCTGGACTGTCCTGAATGTGTCCATCTTAGCACTGCTGGTTCTCGCCTTGAACGCTGACA GTGAAGACTGTGAAACAGTAATTAAAGTACAACGCCACACACTTTACGAGGCCTTCATTGGACAAGAACTTATCATGAACTGCACAGTTGCTTTCTGCAACAGTTCACCACCATCAGTGATCTGGTACAAACTTGATCAACCTATTGGCCCTGTTAATGTCAGCAGTGGCAGTCACATTAAAACAGTGTGGAAAGAGTTAAGCCGTTCTGAAGGGGTATCGTTTTTGATCTTCCAAAAAATACTCGTCAGCGACTCAGGTCTGTATCAGTGTCGAAGTGGAGATAGTGTGAGTCACAGCATCAACGTGTCTGTCCATG GTCATGCTGAAATTACCACTGTTAAATGGGAGAATGAAACAA GTAGCCCAACTCCTACCCCTCAGCTCCCAGAAAATATATTGATGTATGTGTACCCTGCTGCTGGGATTGTGACACTTGTTGTCATAGTGATAGTTCTATCCATCATATCAATGCGAGGGTGTAAAG ggaaaacaaagaaagagacacaaactgaaaataag TACATCGTAGTCCCCATGGTGGAGCAGCCCTCCCCACATGCCGGCCTCCATGTCTCGCCAAGACAAAGCCCCTCTGCCCCGCCCTCCCGGAGATCCTCCCGGAGATCCACCCGGAGATCCACCCGGCGAAACGCACCGTCCTCCCAACCCAATGAGGCGCCGATAGATAACGAGCACGTTTATGGCGAGGTAAAAGAGGacacggagagagggagaaacgcGGTGGAGGACGAAGGGAGTTCTGTCGTGTACGCCGCACTCAACCATCAGCCGCCACCGGGGGCTGCTGCTCCTCGGCAATGGAGGCGGGAGGAGGAGTTTTCAGAGTACGCGGCTATCCGAGTGTCTTAA
- the LOC130165313 gene encoding uncharacterized protein LOC130165313 isoform X2, which translates to MTGGVPIMRPNRCWTVLNVSILALLVLALNADSEDCETVIKVQRHTLYEAFIGQELIMNCTVAFCNSSPPSVIWYKLDQPIGPVNVSSGSHIKTVWKELSRSEGVSFLIFQKILVSDSGLYQCRSGDSVSHSINVSVHGSPTPTPQLPENILMYVYPAAGIVTLVVIVIVLSIISMRGCKGKTKKETQTENKYIVVPMVEQPSPHAGLHVSPRQSPSAPPSRRSSRRSTRRSTRRNAPSSQPNEAPIDNEHVYGEVKEDTERGRNAVEDEGSSVVYAALNHQPPPGAAAPRQWRREEEFSEYAAIRVS; encoded by the exons ATGACAGGAGGTGTTCCCATCATGAGGCCTAACCGCTGCTGGACTGTCCTGAATGTGTCCATCTTAGCACTGCTGGTTCTCGCCTTGAACGCTGACA GTGAAGACTGTGAAACAGTAATTAAAGTACAACGCCACACACTTTACGAGGCCTTCATTGGACAAGAACTTATCATGAACTGCACAGTTGCTTTCTGCAACAGTTCACCACCATCAGTGATCTGGTACAAACTTGATCAACCTATTGGCCCTGTTAATGTCAGCAGTGGCAGTCACATTAAAACAGTGTGGAAAGAGTTAAGCCGTTCTGAAGGGGTATCGTTTTTGATCTTCCAAAAAATACTCGTCAGCGACTCAGGTCTGTATCAGTGTCGAAGTGGAGATAGTGTGAGTCACAGCATCAACGTGTCTGTCCATG GTAGCCCAACTCCTACCCCTCAGCTCCCAGAAAATATATTGATGTATGTGTACCCTGCTGCTGGGATTGTGACACTTGTTGTCATAGTGATAGTTCTATCCATCATATCAATGCGAGGGTGTAAAG ggaaaacaaagaaagagacacaaactgaaaataag TACATCGTAGTCCCCATGGTGGAGCAGCCCTCCCCACATGCCGGCCTCCATGTCTCGCCAAGACAAAGCCCCTCTGCCCCGCCCTCCCGGAGATCCTCCCGGAGATCCACCCGGAGATCCACCCGGCGAAACGCACCGTCCTCCCAACCCAATGAGGCGCCGATAGATAACGAGCACGTTTATGGCGAGGTAAAAGAGGacacggagagagggagaaacgcGGTGGAGGACGAAGGGAGTTCTGTCGTGTACGCCGCACTCAACCATCAGCCGCCACCGGGGGCTGCTGCTCCTCGGCAATGGAGGCGGGAGGAGGAGTTTTCAGAGTACGCGGCTATCCGAGTGTCTTAA